The following proteins come from a genomic window of Maylandia zebra isolate NMK-2024a linkage group LG22, Mzebra_GT3a, whole genome shotgun sequence:
- the LOC101485715 gene encoding uncharacterized protein LOC101485715 isoform X1 — MENRHKRVNPEQDALVHIVACRDKPFLEERFIDSFKGKGVFTNKTIKASAFVVEYRGKIFLRKEGRPKKRSGDTLNGFLYEFTWNGEQWCVDASKNDKTLGRLVNDDHISPNCEMKKIVYEGKPHLCLFAVEEIPQGKEITYNYGSSYYSWRPKESRDGPSTSDKKMYQISSTPKKRRFKDSDDDSELPGPSHDSDHSVDLGRSSRDSSPHSESDSQEMTKNFRRVSSIQEDDTSSSDDHDSDKDKTYKEDRYKGDRSSKAGLKGGGTSFTKKNYCYVCGKGYHKIARHLSRHIDEDPEIAEIFALPKNSAERKSLLAKLRKRGNYKHNQEVLRSNTGPLKVGRRSSRYVMTAENFVHCIYCKVMLHSKDLYRHVAKCAKQTINAATHGETSILGDVTESEFSEKFPSEVWEILSPMKQDEIVFLIQHDYLFMKMAQSLIENSGNDPTNQERVRQKLRKIGRLLIELHDKGIVSFEAALKPRSFYKVVAAVRNLSGFDEKKQKYSKPSLALFFVKSLKKLGEFVVAQSDSSKRAVRDANTFMMLCAKEWKETGPHKDAPSSSEHKVHSPSTIPFTRDIQTFYTHLEKTSASAIECMKKYETPQMYNALCRVILAQVSVLNKCAPEVSKITLKSFQERDETTQVLSKHFIRINIAGKTGQNVAVLLTSQLVSALTLLMSKRPACGVHEDNPFLFAKPDGSSTSLYHGGHCVQVYTRMCSAKNPEHLTSVHFHKHIARIFQILNLENDELPHLAKLLGHDIRMDRDYYRLPEAAVELAKIAKLLLAMEKGSLERFKGTSLDEIEIEDELEPDMEQGSSVVDREESDFLPQQSDDVDQQGGQLTPEQDAMQHIKACKDKSFLKEMFINSTKGRGVFTSKAIEPSNFVVEYRGNVSTCGETRPEKCVDTLNNFLFQFSWNGTSWCIDASAEDGTLGRLVNDDHVSPNCKMKKIAHEGKPHLCLFALKKISPGEEITYNYGQSSYAWRSADQNKEPQTSEMETAASSTVDERVENSDEEFSSAECFSDEDYVIDNEPSNDDSFTENDDQDQEFEENADDSKAGSSKAPNDMSDSDESDSDGKSKETSFTKRNYCYVCGKPQTKISRHLFTHRKEEPEIAEVYAMRRNSKERKKRLEMLRNKGNFKHNQGVLKARRGKLKVERKSEMSTFKTLATCVYCKRMYDRKVVWHHMQKCPSMASNKPPEGVQSQILTLVAATGLTDPEQISTGVKKMLKKMKKDDISSVVCEDSYILQLAQCCYHMREKKQNQGYVTQKLRQMARILITLRKKSINSFEDAVKPQNFNAVVEAVQEIAGIKEGSKSFDKPSLVWKLGNSLKKIADIKYARALKDGDEEVLEEAEAFIKLCTKEWPSHAKSQPKTPCQPTLQFTQDVMLLYKCLNRTTASAVQSLMMYAVTPVYNALLKVVLAFVSFLNKNIQDVSRVTLQSFKERASAELQEDAAGSQTQLEQILSKHKVTIGVSNSNGKIFALTLSPEVLSALTVLVDKRDTCGVGKDNPFLFGNPGGKGSDFHKGHACIRMFVNRCGAKNQEALRSQCFRKYIVRIFQILSLKNDELTQLAKLLGCDIQTDWEYYQTPEAAADVAKISELLSALENGSLERFEGKTLEEIEIPDELQPVMEPVTPRNSDAEEDDEGKKSKRKQSQRKKKKKEIEKEQPEPNEHEAVNTEKEDKAEDVPVKSDISKPVEKKSFSTALEPSIYFSDDDEDMNVNFDIDIDTDDDDDRNEEIAADGRSNSSGTKPRVTDEDATTEVKKSNKDDDGEQKNTSPDEHSADDEIAEAMDIDTENHVEEDYDEDDDWMDVDSNASAPTLNEVTEKKTNLSVPMALMKEVKIVIPKLDIEKVQHPIHISQLSSLSNKQPVEDKPVHDDKKQSARPTPLTEVTNKPSSEKAVHMNCSRCKKSMMKGHTAYQKKGFSDVFCSKNCLFEMFSYNKPATKTCHQCHKAISQPLDLIMAAVDTKGTMKDFCSPACLSSFKSASTQTQKSVCNICKKVCSTKCELTLNEAVIRFCSHACFDDFCKNNMGICENCSSVCRSKPLTLKLEDDNKTFCSGGCLKRFKENSRMLLRCTTCLFSRPVFDMVNLKNDENVVQLFCGRFCVKSYKLRLTDEMDQVKRKNDNQSKETNTEDAVEPNDTVLLIADECTLCFHCKKNLLEGETLYKPKDTEEFFCSMACLHEKRCEIKIPIKKCHNCFQVIARPQNIILAPVDDSGTMKELCSDTCLSSVTSKMKKAATKPPPKERPSSQCRMCARCCYCKLTVTLNGVVHRLCSDSCFMSYRKVNNLRLSLCDMCDAVCYNKCLVVKLEDGSKALCSDECLVKFKEKVGTRQLCPMCQTSHQLSDMIENKNDEGRLEFFCSNRCMMVYEAQTFTVTDKKSSSSEVCEVKDAKPSVIHLNCIKTEPIDEGYSQSLTASVSHQDIKKEPNVVKEDLKIGSVFSLTDESKPAEPSLTNTDVPASCSACKQVLMDGETVYQRKNHTGTFCSTSCLLKCYQKIPVWRTCHFCLQVIREPQDILEAPLDNEGTKKDFCSQTCLSSFNYKKQVSTKIPVAPVSSHSQCSMCSRYCISKHEITKEDAIHKICSEPCFLRFCGMNNITVCANCRAHRKTPLTLKMEEGGNKLCSEECLAQFKQKIQTPQPCTMCRNTSPISDMVENKSSENVVELFCTKSCVSAFKIQAVNSSAASLNCDHCGKTAVPTCHLAMSDASIRNFCTLKCGMDFRESQNPAGVPDQSQRDFLHPPPKLLCAQCQSIVLTTPKVIQRKEKIYFACSVACFQEFKRVNSITATCEYCKNERIIKDVKRVGGKDCCFCSDACKTLFCQELKGKWGKHCRSCSYCQSISKSLVTTPGEDTDIEFCSEACCSKYKMLLIHVAKCDTCSNKGKLKQSLPLLGEVKYFCGMKCLLHFCSNKVQMLDGEVSLSPVPAAPAESSPVIGNVLSLANALTRQHSGPAASPQLGSITDIQTKVIGHASVQTVPKELKNKSIICTPLVHNKGVSCTEEALNIETQKEDRCDPKVVVLPVPVPVYVPVPMNMYSQYTPQPVGLPLLLPVPLVLPVNTDGSEATVKSTKESLHPENLQGELNIRPETEIEQSEEGQKHGKMIKEEERPKPSSLEDHTRSCSSDLRTDFKPTFDNQEDFFDTSAGPVTQPRGHKTSPPVSDEDMPSSPLPDPPPLSPPSALETPQRSPVAPPAPILVPQTLDKDKNKDCNLEQLSKKDEQDAPKTDFTQPVCSKQNTLKSQCGVDAWKRWIKWRESQTNPEPVSSHALTLKADLLRCSVAELSDCLLCFIREVKQSDGEPYSPGRLFYLCLSIQLFLVQNGRLENIFSDLIYDRFSTELTKILKPSVTGGGCVLSCVEEQFLWDCKQLGAYSPTVLLNTLLFFFCKYFGFTTVEQHRRLSFANITLCTKTSKSNTKTTFLRFHPPTCTNQEESDTYDVPAKKVKKNESEEDLLEMMENQENPLRCPVRLYEFYLSKCPASLRQRSDLFYLQPDRSCLPSSPLWFSPAPLNDSSVEATIIRILAVRGLQGGEREGACMAP, encoded by the exons ATGGAAAACCGACACAAGCGAGTGAATCCAGAGCAAGATGCCCTGGTGCACATTGTGGCTTGCAGAGACAAACCCTTCCTAGAAGAAAGGTTCATAGACTCCTTTAAAG GAAAGGGTGTCTTTACAAACAAAACCATTAAAGCATCTGCCTTTGTTGTCGAGTATCGTGGGAAGATCTTTCTTCGCAAAGAAGGGAGGCCTAAGAAGAGAAGCGGTGATACTTTGAATGGTTTCTTATATGAGTTTACATGGAATGGAGAACAGTGGTG CGTTGATGCTTCCAAAAACGACAAGACCCTTGGAAGGCTTGTGAATGATGATCACATAAGTCCAAACTGTGAAATGAAGAAGATCGTTTATGAGGGGAAGCCACACTTGTGCCTCTTTGCAGTGGAAGAAATACCTCAAGGCAAAGAGATAACTTACAACTACGGCAGCTCCTATTACTCGTGGCGTCCCAAG GAGTCACGGGATGGACCAAGTACttcagacaaaaaaatgtaTCAAATTTCATCAACACCCAAGAAAAGAAGA TTTAAAGACTCGGATGATGACAGCGAACTACCAGGTCCAAGTCATGACAGTGACCACTCTGTTGATCTTGGAAGGTCATCCAGGGACAGTTCGCCACATTCTGAGTCAGATTCTCAAGAAATGACGAAAAACTTCAGGAGAGTGTCATCAATTCAGGAGGATGACACTTCGAGTTCTGATGATCATGACTCGGACAAAGACAAGACGTACAAAGAAGACAGATACAAAGGAGACAGATCCAGTAAGGCTGGACTAAAAGGCGGAGGAACATCTTTCACAAAGAAAAATTACTGTTATGTTTGCGGGAAAGGTTATCACAAAATTGCTCGGCATCTTTCAAGGCACATCGATGAAGACCCTGAAATCGCTGAAATCTTTGCTTTACCCAAAAACTCAGCAGAACGTAAAAGTCTGCTGGCCAAATTACGAAAAAGAGGAAACTACAAACATAATCAAGAGGTTCTGAGGAGTAACACAGGACCGCTAAAAGTGGGAAGACGATCATCCCGCTATGTAATGACTGCTGAAAATTTTGTGCACTGCATTTATTGTAAAGTAATGCTTCATAGCAAAGACCTATATAGGCATGTAGCAAAGTGTGCTAAGCAAACAATAAATGCTGCAACACATGGCGAGACGAGCATCTTGGGGGATGTCACCGAGTCGGAGTTCTCTGAAAAGTTTCCGTCTGAAGTTTGGGAGATACTTTCACCGATGAAACAAGatgaaattgtatttttaattcAACATGACTACCTTTTCATGAAGATGGCCCAGAGTCTTATTGAGAACAGTGGAAATGATCCGACAAACCAAGAGCGCGTCAGACAGAAGTTGAGAAAAATAGGAAGGCTCTTAATAGAGCTCCATGATAAGGGAATAGTGAGTTTTGAAGCAGCACTTAAACCCAGAAGCTTCTACAAAGTTGTTGCTGCTGTCAGAAACCTCTCTGGTTTTGatgaaaaaaagcagaagtaCAGCAAACCGAGCCTTGCCTTGTTTTTTGTAAAGTCTCTGAAAAAACTGGGAGAATTTGTTGTCGCACAGAGCGACAGCAGTAAGCGGGCCGTGAGAGATGCTAACACATTCATGATGCTGTGTGCGAAGGAGTGGAAGGAAACTGGCCCTCACAAAGATGCACCTTCATCAAGTGAACACAAAGTACACAGCCCCTCTACGATACCGTTCACGCGTGACATACAGACGTTCTACACGCACCTGGAAAAGACTTCTGCTTCTGCCATTGAGTGCATGAAGAAGTATGAAACCCCTCAGATGTATAATGCACTTTGCAGAGTCATACTTGCACAGGTGTCAGTCTTAAACAAATGCGCACCCGAGGTTtcaaaaattacccttaagtcATTCCAGGAGCGGGACGAGACTACCCAGGTGTTGTCCAAGCACTTTATCAGGATTAATATTGCAGGCAAGACTGGGCAGAACGTTGCTGTTTTGTTGACGTCTCAGCTCGTCAGCGCATTAACGTTGCTTATGAGCAAGAGACCAGCGTGCGGAGtacacgaagacaatcctttctTGTTTGCAAAGCCAGACGGTTCATCCACAAGCCTCTACCACGGAGGCCACTGTGTTCAGGTCTACACAAGAATGTGCTCTGCAAAGAACCCAGAGCACCTCACGTCCGTGCATTTTCACAAGCACATTGCAAGAATTTTTCAGATTCTTAACTTGGAGAATGACGAGCTACCTCACCTTGCTAAACTGCTGGGTCATGACATCCGGATGGACAGGGATTATTATCGGCTGCCCGAAGCGGCTGTTGAACTCGCAAAAATTGCTAAACTGCTTCTGGCAATGGAAAAAGGCTCTCTTGAAAGATTCAAAGGAACCTCTCTGGATGAGATTGAGATTGAAG ATGAATTGGAGCCAGATATGGAGCAGGGCAGCTCTGTGGTGGACCGTGAAGAGTCAGATTTTCTACCTCAGCAGAGCG ATGATGTGGATCAGCAAGGCGGACAGCTAACTCCTGAGCAGGATGCCATGCAGCACATAAAGGCTTGCAAGGACAAATCCTTCCTGAAGGAAATGTTTATTAATTCCACTAAAG gGAGAGGTGTGTTCACCAGTAAAGCCATTGAGCCATCCAACTTTGTTGTTGAGTATCGGGGGAACGTCTCAACCTGTGGAGAAACCCGTCCAGAGAAATGTGTAGACACCCTCAACAATTTCTTGTTTCAGTTTTCCTGGAACGGAACAAGCTGGTG CATTGATGCTTCTGCAGAGGATGGGACTCTCGGACGACTCGTGAATGATGATCACGTAAGCCCCAACTGCAAAATGAAGAAAATTGCTCATGAGGGGAAACCACATCTGTGCCTGTTTGCTCTGAAGAAAATATCTCCAGGCGAGGAGATAACTTACAACTATGGGCAGTCCTCTTACGCTTGGCGATCAGCA GATCAAAACAAAGAACCACAAACCTCAGAAATGGAGACTGCAGCGTCTTCGACAGTGGATGAAAGA GTGGAAAACTCAGATGAGGAATTCAGTTCTGCAGAATGCTTCTCTGATGAAGATTATGTCATTGACAATGAACCAAGCAATGATGACAGTTTTACCGAAAACGATGACCAGGATCAGGAATTTGAAGAAAATGCAGATGACTCGAAGGCCGGTTCTTCCAAAGCGCCGAACGATATGTCGGACTCCGATGAGTCTGACTCTGATGGAAAGTCTAAAGAAACTTCCTTCACTAAGAGAAATTACTGTTACGTTTGTGGGAAACCTCAAACTAAAATTTCTCGTCACCTTTTCACGCATAGAAAGGAAGAACCTGAAATTGCTGAAGTGTACGCAATGCGCAGGAACAGCAAGGAACGCAAAAAGCGTCTGGAGATGTTGCGAAACAAAGGAAACTTCAAACACAACCAAGGAGTCTTGAAGGCTCGCAGAGGAAAACTGAAAGTGGAAAGAAAATCGGAGATGTCCACATTTAAAACACTCGCCACTTGTGTATATTGTAAACGCATGTATGATCGTAAAGTGGTGTGGCATCATATGCAAAAGTGTCCCTCGATGGCATCCAATAAACCTCCAGAAGGCGTTCAAAGTCAAATCTTAACTTTGGTTGCCGCCACTGGACTAACGGACCCTGAACAGATCTCAACAGGTGTGAAGAAGATgttgaaaaaaatgaagaaagacGATATTTCCTCTGTAGTTTGCGAAGATTCTTACATATTACAATTGGCACAATGTTGCTACCACATGAGAGAGAAGAAACAGAATCAGGGATACGTCACTCAGAAGCTGAGGCAAATGGCACGGATCCTGATAACGTTAAGAAAGAAGTCGATAAACAGCTTCGAAGACGCAGTCAAGCCCCAAAACTTCAACGCCGTTGTAGAAGCTGTCCAGGAGATTGCGGGCATCAAAGAGGGGTCGAAGTCGTTTGACAAACCATCTCTCGTTTGGAAGCTTGGAAATTCGCTGAAGAAGATCGCTGACATTAAATACGCCAGGGCTTTGAAGGATGGTGATGAAGAGGTGTTAGAGGAAGCTGAGGCATTTATTAAGCTGTGTACGAAAGAATGGCCCTCCCATGCAAAATCACAACCAAAAACACCCTGCCAGCCAACCTTACAGTTTACACAAGATGTGATGCTGCTCTACAAGTGCCTGAACAGGACAACAGCTTCTGCAGTCCAGAGCCTGATGATGTATGCAGTAACACCGGTCTACAACGCGCTTCTCAAAGTGGTACTTGCATTCGTGTCCTtcttaaacaaaaatattcaggatgtTTCAAGGGTGACACTCCAGTCATTCAAGGAAAGGGCTTCCGCAGAGCTTCAGGAAGATGCTGCTGGTTCACAGACCCAGTTGGAGCAAATTCTGTCCAAGCACAAAGTCACGATTGGTGTTAGTAACTCAAATGGAAAAATATTTGCTCTTACTTTGAGCCCTGAAGTGCTTTCTGCGCTAACGGTGCTTGTGGACAAGAGGGACACATGTGGAGTAGGTAAGGACAATCCCTTCTTATTTGGGAATCCTGGTGGCAAAGGGTCAGACTTTCACAAGGGACACGCGTGTATCAGGATGTTCGTTAATCGCTGTGGTGCAAAGAACCAGGAAGCTCTCAGGTCTCAGTGTTTTCGTAAGTACATAGTAAGAATTTTCCAGATTCTCAGCCTTAAAAATGACGAGCTCACTCAGCTAGCTAAGCTGTTGGGCTGTGACATTCAGACAGACTGGGAGTATTATCAGACGCCCGAGGCAGCTGCCGATGTCGCAAAAATATCAGAGCTTCTGTCGGCACTGGAGAATGGATCTCTCGAACGATTCGAAGGAAAGACTCTGGAGGAAATTGAGATTCCAG ATGAATTGCAGCCAGTCATGGAGCCTGTCACCCCCAGAAACAGCGATGCTGAGGAAGATGATGAAG gtaaaaaaagcaaaagaaaacaaagccaaagaaagaaaaagaagaaggagatTGAAAAAGAGCAGCCGGAGCCAAATGAACATGAAGCCGTGAACACAGAGAAAGAAGACAAGGCAGAGGACGTGCCGGTGAAGAGTGACATCAGCAAACCTGTGGAGAAGAAATCTTTTAGCACAGCTCTTGAGCCAAGTATTTATTTCAGTGACGATGATGAGGACATGAATGTGAATTTTGACATCGACATAGACACTGATGACGACGATGATAGAAATGAGGAGATTGCTGCAGACGGTCGCTCAAACAGTTCAGGTACAAAGCCCAGGGTAACAGATGAAGATGCAACAACAGAAGTCAAGAAGAGCAACAAGGATGATGACGGAGAGCAGAAAAATACGTCTCCAGACGAGCACAGTGCTGATGATGAGATCGCAGAGGCAATGGATATCGACACAGAGAACCATGTGGAGGAGGActatgatgaagatgatgattgGATGGATGTGGACAGTAACGCTTCTGCTCCCACTTTAAATGAAG tcacagaaaagaagaccaacCTATCGGTGCCCATGGCTCTGATGAAAGAAGTGAAGATAGTAATCCCAAAACTAGACATC GAGAAGGTGCAGCATCCCATCCACATTTCCCAGTTGTCATCTTTGAGTAACAAGCAGCCGGTGGAAGATAAACCCGTCCATGATGACAAGAAACAGAGTGCAAGACCTACTCCACTTACAGAGGTCACAAACAAGCCCAGCTCTGAAAAG GCAGTGCACATGAACTGCTCCCGCTGCAAAAAGAGCATGATGAAGGGACACACTGCTTACCAGAAGAAGGGCTTCTCAGACGTCTTCTGCTCCAAAAACTGTCTGTTTGAGATGTTTTCTTACAACAAACCAGCCACCAAGACCTGTCACCAATGTCATAA AGCGATATCGCAGCCTCTGGACCTCATCATGGCTGCTGTGGACACTAAAGGAACTATGAAGGACTTCTGCAGCCCGGCTTGCTTGAGCTCTTTCAAGTCTGCATCCACCCAAACACAAAAGTCAGTCTGCAACATATGCAAAAAAGTCTGCAGt ACCAAATGTGAGCTGACCCTGAACGAGGCAGtcatcaggttttgcagccacgCATGCTTCGATGATTTCTGCAAGAACAACATGGGCATCTGTGAGAACTGCAGCTCTGTGTGCCGCAGCAAACCGCTCAcgctgaagctggaggatgataACAAAACATTCTGCAGCGGTGGTTGTCTGAAGCGGTTCAAAGAG AACTCCAGGATGCTCCTACGCTGCACCACTTGCCTCTTTTCTCGACCTGTCTTTGACATGGTTAACTTGAAAAACGATGAGAACGTGGTGCAGCTCTTCTGCGGCCGCTTTTGTGTGAAATCTTACAAGCTGCGACTGACAGATGAGATGGATCAAG TGAAGAGAAAAAACGATAACCAATCAAAAGAGACAAACACT GAGGATGCTGTCGAACCAAACGACACAGTGTTGCTCATCGCCGACGAGTGCACGCTCTGTTTCCACTGCAAAAAGAATTTGTTGGAAGGAGAGACACTTTACAAGCCGAAAGAcacagaggagtttttttgctCCATGGCCTGCTTACATGAAAAGCGTTGCGAGATCAAAATACCCATCAAAAAGTGCCACAACTGCTTTCA GGTGATTGCGCGACCTCAAAACATCATCCTGGCTCCGGTGGATGATTCGGGAACTATGAAGGAGTTGTGCAGCGATACATGTCTCTCCTCCGTCACATCCAAAATGAAAAAGGCTGCTACTAAGCCTCCACCAAAAGAGCGACCTAGTTCACAGTGCAGGATGTGTGCCAGATGTTGTTAT TGCAAACTCACGGTGACCCTGAACGGCGTGGTCCACAGACTTTGCAGTGACTCCTGCTTCATGAGCTACCGCAAAGTCAACAACCTGCGCTTGTCTCTCTGCGACATGTGTGACGCCGTCTGCTACAACAAATGTCTCGTGGTCAAGCTGGAGGACGGCAGTAAAGCCCTCTGCAGTGATGAATGTCTGGTCAAGTTTAAAGAG AAAGTTGGCACTCGTCAGCTCTGCCCCATGTGCCAGACGTCCCATCAGCTGTCAGACAtgattgaaaataaaaatgatgaagGCAGGCTGGAGTTCTTCTGCAGCAACAGGTGTATGATGGTGTACGAGGCCCAGACCTTCACTGTGACGG ACAAGAAAAGCTCTTCATCTGAAGTTTGTGAGGTTAAAGACGCGAAGCCATCTGTAATACATCTCAACTGC ATCAAAACAGAGCCCATCGATGAGGGGTACAGCCAGAGTCTCACAGCCTCAGTTTCTCATCAGGACATCAAGAAGGAGCCAAATGTAGTAAAG GAGGACTTAAAGATTGGGTCGGTTTTCTCCTTGACCGATGAATCCAAACCTGCAGAGCCCTCGCTCACCAACACGGATGTCCCTGCATCGTGCTCCGCCTGCAAACAGGTCCTCATGGATGGAGAGACAGTTTACCAGAGGAAAAACCACACTGGCACATTCTGCTCCACTTCCTGCCTCCTGAAATGTTACCAAAAGATACCAGTTTGGAGGACGTGCCACTTCTGTCTTCA AGTGATAAGAGAGCCTCAGGACATCCTCGAGGCCCCGCTGGATAACGAGGGGACAAAGAAGGATTTCTGCAGCCAGACTTGCCTGTCCTCCTTCAACTACAAGAAACAAGTGTCCACCAAAATACCCGTGGCTCCTGTCTCATCACACTCACAATGCAGCATGTGCAGCAGATATTGCATT AGCAAACACGAGATCACGAAAGAGGACGCCATCCACAAGATCTGCAGTGAGCCGTGTTTTCTGCGGTTCTGCGGCATGAACAACATCACAGTCTGTGCGAACTGCCGCGCACACCGTAAAACACCGCTCACGCTCAAGATGGAGGAGGGCGGCAACAAACTTTGCAGTGAAGAGTGCCTGGCCCAATTCAAGCAG AAAATCCAAACCCCGCAGCCGTGCACAATGTGCCGTAACACTTCTCCGATATCAGACATGgttgaaaacaaaagcagtgaaaatgttgTGGAGCTCTTCTGCACCAAAAGCTGCGTGTCTGCATTCAAGATCCAGGCTGTCAATTCATCAG CTGCCTCATTGAATTGTGACCACTGTGGTAAGACTGCAGTGCCAACCTGTCACCTTGCCATGTCAGATGCCTCCATCAGAAACTTCTGCACTCTTAAGTGTGGCATGGATTTCAGG GAGAGCCAGAATCCAGCAGGAGTCCCCGATCAAAGTCAAAGGGATTTCCTCCATCCACCACCGAAGCTGCTATGCGCCCAGTGTCAAAGCATCGTATTAACTACACCCAAAGTCATCCAGAGAAAG gaaAAAATATACTTTGCATGTAGTGTGGCCTGTTTTCAAGAATTTAAGAGGGTCAACAGCATCACGGCTACCTGTGAATACTGTAAGAATGAAAGAATCATCAAAGACGTCAAGAGAGTCGGCGGCAAAGACTGCTGCTTCTGCAGCGATG CCTGCAAGACACTTTTTTGTCAAGAGCTAAAAGGGAAGTGGGGTAAACACTGTCGCTCGTGCAGTTACTGCCAGTCGATATCCAAGAGTCTGGTGACGACACCGGGTGAAGACACGGACATCGAGTTCTGCTCTGaagcctgctgctcaaaatacaAAATGCTCCTCATCCAT GTGGCAAAATGTGACACCTGCAGTAACAAAGGGAAACTAAAGCAGAGTCTGCCACTGCTGGGAGAGGTCAAATACTTCTGTGGCATGAAGTGTCTCCTGCACTTCTGCAGTAACAAGGTTCAGATGCTCGACGGAG AAGTCTCTTTATCTCCAGTACCTGCAGCACCAGCAGAGTCCTCTCCTGTCATTGGGAATGTTTTATCTTTGGCTAATGCTCTGACCAGGCAGCACAGCGGCCCAGCAGCCTCTCCACAGcttg GCTCCATCACTGACATTCAAACAAAGGTCATTGGACAT GCCAGCGTTCAGACTGTCCCAAAGGAGCTCAAGAACAAGTCGATCATCTGTACTCCGCTGGTTCATAACAAAGGGGTCTCCTGTACAGAAGAGGCTCTTAACATAGAGACACAAAAAG aAGACCGTTGTGATCCTAAAGTCGTAGTCCTGCCTGTCCCAGTGCCGGTTTACGTTCCTGTGCCTATGAACATGTACAGCCAGTACACCCCACAGCCGGTGGGCCTGCCCTTACTG CTGCCTGTGCCCCTGGTCCTCCCTGTGAACACAGATGGCTCTGAGGCAACGGTGAAATCCACAAAGGAGAGTTTGCATCCTGAAAACTTACAGGGTGAGCTCAACATCAGGCCTGAGACGGAGATAGAGCAGAGCGAGGAAGGGCAGAAGCATGGAAAAATGataaaagaggaagaaagaccCAAGCCTTCATCCCTGGAGG aCCACACCAGGAGCTGCAGCAGTGACTTGCGTACAGATTTTAAGCCCACTTTTGACAACCAGGAGGATTTCTTTGATACCAGCGCCGGGCCGGTCACTCAGCCGCGAGGCCACAAAACCTCCCCTCCAGTTTCAGATGAGGACATGCCCAGCAGTCCTCTTCCTGACCCCCCAcctctttctcctccttcaGCTCTGGAAACTCCTCAGAGATCACCCGTCGCTCCTCCTGCTCCAATTTTAGTACCACAAACTTTGGACAAAGACAAGAACAAG GATTGTAACCTGGAGCAGCTTTCAAAGAAAGATGAGCAAGACGCTCCTAAAACAGACTTTACTCAACCAGTGTGTTCAAAGCAAAACACACTCAAGAGTCAATGTGGAGTTGATGCCTGGAAGAGATGGATCAAGTGGAGAG